The segment TGTTCCGGCAAACGGTGGAGGAAGAGCTGGCCAAAATTGAGGATGCAATCGGAAAAGAACGTTTTGCCGCAGGCCGTTTCCAGGAGGCGAAAGAACTCTTTGATAAGCTGACCGTTTCGGAAGAGTTCGTCGAATTTTTGACTCTGCCGGGATATGAATTGATTTGATTATGAACGAAAAGGAGAGATGGAGAATGAGTCGCCAAGAGGAAGCCAAACAGCTGAAGGAAGCCTGGGAGAAGGAATCCCGCTGGCAAGGGATCGAACGCCCCTACAGCGCAGAGGATGTACTGAAGCTGAGAGGATCGATCCAGATTGAGTATACGCTGGCCCGTCGCGGTGCGGAAAAGCTGTGGAAGTTGCTTCATGAAGAGCATCATGTGAAAGCCCTGGGTGCACTGACCGGAAACCAGGCGGTGCAGCAAGTGAAGGCCGGTCTGAAGGCGATCTATCTCTCCGGCTGGCAAGTGGCCGCCGATGCCAACCTGGCGGGACAGATGTATCCGGACCAAAGCTTGTACCCGGCCAACAGTGTTCCCCATGTGGTGAAGCGGATCAATCAGGCTCTGCAACGCGCTGACCAGATCGAGCACGCCGAAGGAGGTGCGGGGCGGGACTGGTTTGCGCCGATCGTGGCCGACGCCGAGGCCGGATTCGGCGGGACGCTCAATGTGTTTGAACTGATGAAAGGCATGATCGAAGCCGGTGCGGCGGGGGTTCATTTTGAAGATCAGCTCGCCTCTGAAAAGAAGTGCGGCCATCTGGGAGGAAAAGTGCTCATCCCCACCTCCCAGGCGATCCGCAACCTGGTTTCCGCCCGTCTGGCAGCCGACGTGATGGACGTACCCACCCTCCTGGTGGCCCGCACCGATGCCAATGCCGCGGAAATGATCACCAGTGACATCGATCCCCGGGATCATGAATTCCTCACCGGAGAGCGGACTGCGGAAGGATTCTTCCGTCAGCGGGCGGGTCTGGAAACGGCGATCGCCAGAGGGCTTGCCTATGCACCCTATGCCGACCTGATCTGGTGCGAGACCTCCACCCCGGATCTGGAAGAAGCCCGTCGCTTTGCGGAAGCGATCCACGAGAAGTTTCCAGGCAAGATGTTG is part of the Kroppenstedtia eburnea genome and harbors:
- the aceA gene encoding isocitrate lyase, encoding MSRQEEAKQLKEAWEKESRWQGIERPYSAEDVLKLRGSIQIEYTLARRGAEKLWKLLHEEHHVKALGALTGNQAVQQVKAGLKAIYLSGWQVAADANLAGQMYPDQSLYPANSVPHVVKRINQALQRADQIEHAEGGAGRDWFAPIVADAEAGFGGTLNVFELMKGMIEAGAAGVHFEDQLASEKKCGHLGGKVLIPTSQAIRNLVSARLAADVMDVPTLLVARTDANAAEMITSDIDPRDHEFLTGERTAEGFFRQRAGLETAIARGLAYAPYADLIWCETSTPDLEEARRFAEAIHEKFPGKMLAYNCSPSFNWKKHLDDDTIARFQNELGEMGYKFQFITLAGFHSLNNSMFELAHGYKDQGMAAYSRLQEREFSNEAIGYTATRHQREVGTGYFDAVSMVISGGTSSTTALKGSTEEEQFTAAK